A genomic window from Triticum urartu cultivar G1812 chromosome 7, Tu2.1, whole genome shotgun sequence includes:
- the LOC125519442 gene encoding serine/threonine-protein phosphatase 7 long form homolog, with protein sequence MHALIGMVPPEPPEPAAENKKKERVAAGATFTWITEHFGTCPPEADEDTVKTYARVYMWYVISRTMFADGTGKNAPWMWLKALTVFDSKWSWGSATLAYLYRQLDEACCRSSGGIGGYLLALSIWSWERLPVGRPKKVKYNDWDDKGDLLRLPTWAYKWDVINETTDDPSVMYKLYQSEFDAITPEQVIWEPYGTGDSFGNPLEFRLNPMCTRDRDLWRMRCPLICNWAVQLHLPHRVRRQFGLFQAHPPEWEDTDKLLHALDRKRQRKIKDWAKHHRKYVVQFALSVEQARAGKGVQLREHCPVAFNNYLTWFLASTRVEVCKPAYAEEILEEPTVFDEVAQHQYNALVRKGNSVIPSAPMMNFQRAQIKKAADETETILETTPAGKSDGAAPGPKVKTAIKPFWLS encoded by the exons ATGCATGCCCTTATCGGTATGGTTCCTCCGGAGCCTCCGGAACCAGCAGCAGAAAACAAGAAGAAGGAAAGAGTCGCAGCCGGTGCTACTTTCACGTGGATTACTGAGCACTTTGGTACTTGCCCACCGGAAGCTGATGAGGACACGGTCAAGACATATGCTCGTGTCTACATGTGGTATGTGATATCCAGGACTATGTTTGCTGATGGCACAGGCAAGAATGCTCCATGGATGTGGCTGAAGGCGTTGACCGTCTTCGATAGCAAATGGAGTTGGGGTTCGGCGACACTGGCTTACTTGTATAGACAG TTGGACGAAGCCTGTTGTAGGTCATCTGGAGGTATTGGTGGTTATTTGCTCGCACTTTCCATATGGAGCTGGGAGCGTTTGCCGGTTGGACGTCCGAAGAAGGTGAAGTACAATGATTGGGACGACAAAGGCGACCTACTACGGCTACCCACTTGGGCTTACAAGTGGGATGTGATAAATGAGACGACAGATGATCCCTCGGTCATGTACAAGTTGTACCAGAGCGAGTTTGACGCGATCACGCCTGAGCAG GTGATATGGGAGCCGTATGGAACAGGAGATAGTTTTGGTAACCCTTTAGAGTTCAGGCTGAATCCGATGTGCACTAGGGATAGGGATCTCTGGCGTATGCGGTGCCCACTCATATGCAACTGGGCGGTTCAGCTTCACCTCCCACATCGAGTGCGCCGTCAGTTTGGTTTGTTCCAGGCACATCCGCCGGAGTGGGAGGACACGGACAAGTTGCTACACGC GTTGGATAGGAAAAGGCAGCGGAAGATTAAGGATTGGGCCAAGCATCACAGAAAGTATGTCGTACAGTTTGCGCTTAGTGTGGAGCAAGCTAGGGCTGGAAAAGGAGTCCAGCTTCGTGAGCACTGCCCTGTAGCGTTCAACAACTATCTCACATGGTTTCTTGCAAGTACCCGTGTGGAGGTATGCAAGCCGGCGTATGCTGAGGAGATTTTGGAAGAACCCACTGTTTTTGATGAGGTAGCCCAACACCAGTACAACGCATTAGTCAGGAAAGGCAACTCAGTGATCCCTTCGGCTCCAATGATGAACTTTCAA CGTGCCCAGATCAAGAAAGCAGCTGATGAGACCGAGACTATTCTTGAAACAACCCCGGCTGGCAAAAGCGATGGAGCAG CGCCAGGGCCAAAAGTTAAGACGGCTATCAAACCTTTTTGGTTGTCGTGA